The Corynebacterium camporealensis genome contains a region encoding:
- a CDS encoding MMPL family transporter, producing MAKLLYRLGRWSFLNKWKVIVTWILLLAAAGGAAISLMKPMTDEFAIEGTPSIDATYRTMELFPEGGNPANAATVNLVFQAPEGETLSDPENSAAIDDVIAYIEDNLTLGDDLRFGNPLEVSPQIEQGVIDQFTSMGLPEESAREDADNLKMVNDDETIAYTSFNFDAENPFLVDQEEKDVVTAAMELGREQGITVEAGGAGFGEAITVNTTSEIIGLAVAFLVLIFTFGSLVSAGMPLISAVVGVGLGVLCMFMATHWVELNNMTPVLAVMIGLAVGIDYALFILSRYRSERQRMSAPEAAGMAVGTAGSSVVFAGATVFIALFALIIARIGFLTAMGLAAAGTVAVAVLVALTLIPAMLGLLGDRAFKGRVPGVAGNPNRKGKVRRSETMGSRWVRFVQKVPGLVMAIVVLSLGTMSAPVLNMELALPADTTSNPDTTQRKAADLLAEGFGPGVNGPFLAVVDAADVNADSQALSPLVQAQGDGNPTDQAALASYMYTADQLKEVGGVKHAQIVGLSDDGRAAQIMVTPETSPTEAATVQVAHALRAATSEIEEVTGTEVGLTGLTAVQVDITERLQSAMGPYLAIVVGLAIVLLLLVFRSLLVPLVAGLGFLLSVGAAFGLTVLVWQEGLWGLVPAPGPLISFMPIFLIGVTFGLAMDYQVFLVTRMREHISQHPEGTGLKYNAVEEATITGFTQGARVVTAAAIIMISVFVAFINQPLPFIQIFGFALAAGILFDAFFIRMALVPATMFLMGRATWWMPHWLDRILPQLDIEGTALEKEWEEKQKHREAQSELELNKS from the coding sequence GTGGCTAAACTCCTCTACCGGCTTGGACGTTGGTCCTTTCTGAACAAGTGGAAGGTCATCGTGACCTGGATTCTGCTGTTGGCAGCAGCAGGTGGCGCAGCGATCTCGTTGATGAAGCCCATGACCGACGAGTTCGCCATCGAGGGCACCCCCTCCATCGACGCGACCTACCGCACGATGGAACTTTTCCCCGAGGGCGGCAACCCAGCGAATGCCGCCACGGTCAACCTGGTTTTCCAGGCCCCGGAGGGCGAGACACTATCTGATCCGGAAAACTCCGCTGCTATCGATGACGTCATCGCGTACATCGAGGACAACCTCACGCTTGGCGATGACCTCCGCTTCGGCAACCCCCTTGAGGTCTCTCCCCAGATCGAGCAGGGCGTGATTGACCAGTTCACCAGCATGGGCCTGCCGGAGGAGTCCGCCCGCGAGGACGCCGATAACCTCAAGATGGTCAACGATGATGAGACCATCGCCTATACCTCCTTTAACTTCGACGCCGAAAACCCCTTCCTGGTTGACCAGGAAGAAAAGGACGTCGTCACCGCAGCTATGGAGCTGGGCCGCGAGCAGGGCATTACCGTCGAAGCAGGCGGCGCCGGCTTCGGCGAAGCGATTACCGTGAACACCACCTCGGAGATCATCGGCCTGGCCGTGGCCTTCCTGGTGCTCATCTTCACCTTCGGTTCCCTGGTTTCTGCCGGCATGCCGCTGATTTCCGCCGTCGTCGGCGTGGGCCTCGGTGTGCTGTGCATGTTCATGGCCACCCACTGGGTCGAGCTGAACAACATGACCCCGGTCCTGGCCGTCATGATTGGCCTGGCCGTGGGCATCGACTACGCGCTGTTTATCCTCTCGCGCTACCGTTCCGAGCGCCAACGCATGTCCGCACCTGAAGCCGCCGGCATGGCTGTCGGTACCGCAGGCTCCTCAGTCGTATTCGCCGGTGCCACAGTCTTCATCGCGCTCTTCGCGCTGATCATCGCCCGCATTGGCTTCCTGACCGCCATGGGTCTCGCCGCCGCCGGCACCGTCGCCGTGGCCGTCCTCGTGGCGCTCACCCTCATCCCGGCGATGCTCGGCCTGCTTGGCGATCGCGCCTTCAAGGGCCGCGTCCCCGGCGTTGCCGGCAACCCCAACCGCAAGGGCAAGGTCCGCCGTTCCGAGACCATGGGCAGCCGCTGGGTCCGCTTCGTCCAGAAGGTCCCGGGCCTGGTCATGGCCATCGTCGTGCTCTCCTTGGGCACCATGTCCGCACCGGTGCTCAACATGGAGCTCGCCCTGCCTGCCGATACCACTTCCAACCCGGATACCACCCAGCGCAAGGCCGCCGACCTGCTCGCCGAGGGCTTCGGCCCGGGCGTCAATGGTCCTTTCCTCGCAGTTGTCGATGCTGCCGACGTCAACGCCGACTCCCAAGCCCTGTCCCCACTAGTACAGGCCCAGGGCGACGGCAACCCGACGGATCAGGCCGCACTGGCCTCCTACATGTACACCGCTGACCAGCTCAAGGAAGTCGGCGGCGTCAAGCACGCCCAGATCGTCGGACTAAGCGACGACGGCCGCGCCGCCCAGATCATGGTCACCCCGGAGACCTCCCCAACCGAGGCCGCCACCGTTCAGGTCGCCCACGCCCTGCGTGCTGCTACCTCCGAAATCGAAGAAGTCACCGGCACCGAGGTCGGCCTCACTGGCCTCACCGCCGTCCAGGTCGATATCACCGAGCGCCTCCAATCCGCCATGGGCCCGTACCTGGCCATCGTGGTCGGCCTCGCGATTGTCCTGCTGCTGTTGGTCTTCCGATCGCTCCTGGTCCCGCTGGTCGCCGGCCTCGGCTTCCTGCTGTCCGTGGGCGCCGCCTTCGGCCTGACCGTCCTGGTCTGGCAGGAAGGCCTCTGGGGCCTCGTCCCAGCCCCTGGTCCGCTGATTTCGTTTATGCCGATCTTCCTCATCGGCGTGACCTTCGGCCTCGCAATGGACTATCAGGTCTTCCTGGTCACCAGAATGCGCGAGCACATATCCCAGCACCCCGAGGGCACCGGCCTGAAGTACAATGCCGTGGAAGAAGCCACCATCACCGGCTTTACCCAGGGCGCCCGCGTGGTCACCGCCGCCGCCATCATTATGATCTCGGTCTTCGTGGCCTTTATTAACCAGCCACTGCCGTTCATCCAGATCTTCGGCTTCGCGCTCGCCGCAGGCATTCTTTTCGATGCCTTCTTCATCCGCATGGCCCTCGTCCCTGCCACCATGTTCCTCATGGGCCGGGCCACCTGGTGGATGCCGCACTGGCTCGACCGCATCCTCCCACAACTCGACATCGAGGGCACCGCCCTGGAGAAGGAGTGGGAGGAAAAGCAGAAGCACCGCGAAGCTCAAAGCGAGCTAGAACTTAACAAAAGCTAA